ACGGGCGAGCCGGCGGACCGCGGTCTGCTCCTCGCTGAGTTCCAGGTTCACGGCCACTCCTCGACGACGGACCCTTTAAATTAGCACCGGTAGTTTAAGTGGGGCAGGCCCTACTATGTGGCGCATGGCCAGACCGCGCAAGCCCCTCCTGAGCAGAGAACGCATCGTCGCGGCGGCGGGCGCGCTCGTGGACGCGGAAGGGCTGGAAGCGGTCTCGACCCGGCGGCTGGCGGCGGCCCTGGGGGTCAGCGGGCCGTCCCTCTACAACCACTTCCGCACCAAGGACCAGATCCTGGAGGCGGTCGCGGACGCGGTGAGCGCGCGGGTGGACCTGTCGATGTTCGAGGACGGGGATCCGCGGGACTGGCGCACGGCGCTGGCCGACTGGGCGCACTCCTACCGGGACGCGCTGGCCGACCACCCCCACATCGTGCCGGTCCTGGCCCGGGGCCCGGGGCGCCGCCCGGCCGGGCTGCGGGTGGCCGACGCGGTGTTCGGAGCGATGACGGCGGCGGGCTGGCCGCCCGCCCAGGCGACCCGGATCGGCGCGCTGATGCGGTACTTCATCCTGGGGTCGGCGGTGGCTTCGTTCGCCCGGGGTTTCGTGGACGACGAGGCCGCCTATGACCCCGCGGACTACCCCCACCTCGGCCAGGCCCACCTCCTGGCCGAACGCCAGCGCGAAGTGGACCAGGGAGCCTTCGAAACGGGCCTGACCGCCCTACTGGACGGCCTGACCCTCCAATACGAGGCCTTGCGGAGCGCGTAACACCTGAGCCCCGCCCCCAGCCCCGCCCCGACGGCAAGAGGCCCCGCCAAAACCAGCCCCGCCGACGGCAAGGAGCCCAGCCACACCCAGCTCCGCCGACGGCAAGCGGCCAGCCATACCCAGCCCCGCCGACGGCAAGCGGCCCAGCCACACCCAGCCCCATCGACGGCAAGCGGCCCAGCCACACCCAGCCCCGCCGGCGTTTGAGGCGCCGCCGGAGGCAAGAGGCCGACCACACCACCCCGACCGCCGATCACGGCACCACCAGAGGCCAGAGGCCGACCAAACCACCCCGGCCGCCCATCACGGCACCGCCAAAGACATGAGGGCCAGCCAAAACCAGCCCCGCCGGCGATTGAGGCGCCGCCGGAGGCAGCACCGGCCCCGCACGGACGCGCGCACGCGTACGCCGGGGCCGGGCCGGGCCGGCCGCCCAGGGCCGGGGTCCTGGCTGGCGGCCGGGGTCAGGGGCCGGGCGGGCTAGAACACGACCAGGGAGCGGCCCCCCTTGCCCGCGAGCATCGCATCGAAGGCAGCCGGAATGCCATCGAGCCCGATCCGGTCGGTCACCATCGCACCGAGGTCGAGCCGCCCGGCCCGGACATGCGCCGCCAGCACCGGCAGGTCCCGCGCCGGGTCACTGTTGCCGTAGACGCAGCCGGTCAGCGTACGGGCGAAGTGGAAGATCTCCAGGGCGTGGAAGGTGACTTGCTGCTCCTTGCCCCCGATCCCCACGACCGTCGTACGGCCACCACGCCGCGTGGACTCCCAGGCCCCGCGGATCGTCTCGGCACGCCCGACGCACTCGATGGCGACGTCCACGCCCCGCCCGCCGGTGAGGGCGCGGATCTCCTTGGCGGTGGTGTCGGAGGCGAGGACGAATTCGGTGGCCCCGGCCGCGCGGGCCAGCTCCTCCTTGGCCGGGGAGACGTCCACGGCCACGACCGGGCCCGCCATCGCGATCCGCGCCGCCTGGAGCGCGGCCAGGCCGACCCCGCCGACACCGAAGACGGCGACGGACTCGCCGGGGCGCACCTGGGCGCTGTGGTGGACGGCGCCGTAGCCGGTGAGGACGGCGCAGCCGAGAAGCGCCGCCTCGGCGAGCGGGACCCCGGCCGGTGCGGGCAGCACGCAGCTGGCCGCGACGACGGTCTCCTCGGCGAAGGCGGCCACATTGAGCCCGGGGTGCAGCTCCGCGCCCTGGGCGTCGTGGGCGTAGACGGCGCCGACGCCCGCGAGGGCGTTGACGCAGAGCCAGACCTCGCCGATCGAGCAGTGGTGGCACTGCCCGCAGGACGGGGCCCAGTTGAGGACCACCCCGTCGCCGGGGGCGACGTGGGTGACGCCCTCGCCGACGGCGAGGACCGTGCCGGAGCCCTCGTGGCCGAGGACCGCGGGCACGGGGACCCGCATGGTGCCGTCGGTGAGGGAGAGGTCCGAGTGGCAGACCCCGGCGGCGGTGAGCTTGACCCGGACCTGCCCGGGTCCGGGATCGGGGAGCACGATCTCCCGGATCTCCAGGGGGGCTCCGATGGCGGGCAGGATGGCGGCGCGGACCATGGTCGTCGTCTCCGTGTTTCCGGGGCTCAGAACTGCAGGGACTTGGTCTGGAGGTACTCGGCCAGGCCGTGCGGGCCCAGTTCGCGGCCGACGCCGGACTGCTTGTAGCCGCCGAAGGGGGCGAGCGGGTTGAACCGGCCGCCGTTGATGTCCACCTGGCCGGTGTCCATGCGGCGCGCGAAGGCGACGGCGCTCGCCTCGTCGGCCGCCCACACGGCGCCGCCGAGCCCGTAGACGGTGCCGTTGGCGATGCTCAGGGCCTCGTCCTCGTCGGCGTAGGCGAGGATCGACAGGACGGGGCCGAAGATCTCCTCCTGCGCGATGGTCATGTCGGGGGTGACGTCCGCGAAGACGGTGGGCGCGACGAAGTAGCCGCGCTCCGCGGGCGCGTCCGCCCCGCCCGCGACCAGGCGGGCGCCCTCCGCGATGCCCTTGGCGATGTAGCCGCGGACGCGGTCGTGCTGCTTGGCGTTGACGACCGGGCCGAGGCGGGTGGCCGGGTCGCGCGGGTCGCCGGTGGGGTACTTGGCGACCGCGGCGGCGGCGAGGGAGACGGCTTCCTCGTAGTCGTCGCGGTGGACCAGCATCCGGGTCAGGGCGTTGCAGCTCTGGCCCGCGTTGTTCATGACGTGGCCGACGCCGGCCGCGACCGCCTTGGCGAGGTCGGCCCCGGGCAGGATGACATTGGCCGATTTGCCGCCCAGTTCGAGGGCGACCCGCTTGACGGCGGCGCCCGCGGTGGCGCCGATCTGCTTGCCGACGGCGGTCGAGCCGGTGAAGG
This is a stretch of genomic DNA from Streptomyces sp. NBC_00536. It encodes these proteins:
- a CDS encoding TetR/AcrR family transcriptional regulator; this encodes MARPRKPLLSRERIVAAAGALVDAEGLEAVSTRRLAAALGVSGPSLYNHFRTKDQILEAVADAVSARVDLSMFEDGDPRDWRTALADWAHSYRDALADHPHIVPVLARGPGRRPAGLRVADAVFGAMTAAGWPPAQATRIGALMRYFILGSAVASFARGFVDDEAAYDPADYPHLGQAHLLAERQREVDQGAFETGLTALLDGLTLQYEALRSA
- a CDS encoding Zn-dependent alcohol dehydrogenase, coding for MVRAAILPAIGAPLEIREIVLPDPGPGQVRVKLTAAGVCHSDLSLTDGTMRVPVPAVLGHEGSGTVLAVGEGVTHVAPGDGVVLNWAPSCGQCHHCSIGEVWLCVNALAGVGAVYAHDAQGAELHPGLNVAAFAEETVVAASCVLPAPAGVPLAEAALLGCAVLTGYGAVHHSAQVRPGESVAVFGVGGVGLAALQAARIAMAGPVVAVDVSPAKEELARAAGATEFVLASDTTAKEIRALTGGRGVDVAIECVGRAETIRGAWESTRRGGRTTVVGIGGKEQQVTFHALEIFHFARTLTGCVYGNSDPARDLPVLAAHVRAGRLDLGAMVTDRIGLDGIPAAFDAMLAGKGGRSLVVF
- a CDS encoding aldehyde dehydrogenase family protein; this translates as MKAHDGMYIGGEWRPAAGRDRIEVVNPADEQVIASVPAGTEEDVDAAVRAARAAFPGWAATPPAERAARIAALRDVLVARKSEIAETITAELGSPIGFSERVHVGAPVAVAHSFAEIGATYAFEERLGNSTVLLEPVGVVGAITPWNYPLHQIVAKVAPALAAGCTIVLKPAEDTPLTAQLFAEAVHEAGIPAGVFNLVTGTGPVAGQAVAAHPGVDLVSFTGSTAVGKQIGATAGAAVKRVALELGGKSANVILPGADLAKAVAAGVGHVMNNAGQSCNALTRMLVHRDDYEEAVSLAAAAVAKYPTGDPRDPATRLGPVVNAKQHDRVRGYIAKGIAEGARLVAGGADAPAERGYFVAPTVFADVTPDMTIAQEEIFGPVLSILAYADEDEALSIANGTVYGLGGAVWAADEASAVAFARRMDTGQVDINGGRFNPLAPFGGYKQSGVGRELGPHGLAEYLQTKSLQF